A single region of the Salicibibacter cibi genome encodes:
- a CDS encoding ATP-binding cassette domain-containing protein produces the protein MNIKIKNAYEKNLKNIDLEIQRNKLTVITGLSGSGKTTLLKDTIYIESQRQYLETMSYQGIPKPKVDEIKNLSPAIMIDQEDRNDNPRSTLGTQTDIYTDLRMIFEKLHQRNCPNCHKVISASDSMEETEKIDGEFNVYMHCPNCNYQMDKLTRSHFSFNTRAGACPTCKGMGKSLVIKDSLYQKNKTILNGGIATWHKNYADYQLKSFNALLKHLSVPIPKDIPLGEFTQEQFDLLKKGIYSSEIPEDQNETLPTKVAEGKYEGVEPKIWQKIAEEKDIPKNLKEFVQEDRCFECHGEKLNALSRSAKVYNHRLPEIVKGDLKHALQWVQQLKKQSDQQITSLVKDYLLDIEIKINRISKLGLDYLSLDRQYSTLSGGEAQRIKLAAVLDSQMTELIIILDEPTVGLHTSDTEGLISMINEIKGRNNTIIAIEHDEAFSKQADYIVEIGPGSGEFGGNVVTTGTYDELLTNSQSLLFKSNHSTYQQASYKRKTKQLALEVQHANVHNLKNISLTLPADCLSVITGVSGSGKSSLLFGEIADSQLKDNEIIQWKNNYKDIVVITQKRPTRNKRSIIATYLDVFDDIRYLFAIKSKDSNLPYSVSDFSFNSGQGRCPNCQGLGVVESNQLFFENMELPCSTCHGSRYKDEISNVKIEDYSISDVLAFSIKEAIEFFERNGLNSRPLFLLTQTNLDYILLGQGTGTLSGGEMQRLRLTSTISKQKGNKHLFILDEPTTGMHKIDVFHFMELIQKLTENENTFFFIEHNLDVIKQADYIVELGPSGGDSGGEIIYSGDISQFIKANTKTLNYL, from the coding sequence ATGAATATAAAAATAAAAAATGCATATGAGAAAAATTTAAAAAACATTGATTTGGAAATCCAAAGAAACAAGTTAACCGTTATTACTGGATTATCAGGGTCAGGAAAAACAACATTACTCAAAGATACAATCTATATTGAATCGCAAAGACAATATTTAGAGACGATGAGTTATCAGGGAATCCCAAAACCGAAAGTAGATGAAATCAAAAATTTATCTCCTGCAATTATGATTGATCAAGAAGACAGAAATGATAATCCCCGCTCAACGCTTGGAACACAAACCGATATCTATACAGATCTAAGAATGATTTTTGAAAAATTACATCAGCGAAATTGTCCAAATTGCCATAAGGTCATTTCCGCAAGCGATTCTATGGAAGAAACTGAAAAGATTGATGGTGAGTTCAACGTTTATATGCACTGTCCGAATTGTAATTATCAAATGGATAAATTAACGAGATCACATTTTTCTTTTAATACTAGAGCAGGAGCTTGCCCCACTTGTAAAGGAATGGGTAAATCACTGGTTATTAAAGATAGCCTCTATCAAAAAAATAAAACAATCCTTAACGGTGGCATAGCTACTTGGCACAAAAATTATGCTGATTATCAACTTAAGTCTTTCAATGCTCTCTTAAAACACCTTAGCGTTCCTATTCCCAAAGATATCCCCCTAGGAGAGTTTACTCAAGAGCAATTTGATTTATTAAAAAAAGGCATATATTCGTCAGAAATTCCTGAAGATCAAAATGAAACATTACCAACCAAAGTGGCAGAAGGAAAATATGAAGGAGTTGAACCAAAAATATGGCAAAAGATAGCTGAAGAAAAAGATATACCAAAAAATCTTAAGGAATTCGTTCAAGAGGATAGATGTTTTGAATGTCATGGGGAAAAACTGAATGCCTTAAGTCGATCCGCAAAAGTTTATAATCACAGGTTACCTGAAATTGTAAAAGGAGATTTAAAACATGCATTACAGTGGGTACAACAATTAAAAAAACAAAGTGATCAACAGATTACATCTTTGGTCAAAGATTACCTTCTCGATATAGAAATTAAAATTAATCGGATTTCTAAGCTTGGTCTTGATTACTTATCGCTAGATCGCCAGTATTCAACTCTTTCTGGAGGTGAAGCTCAACGAATTAAATTAGCTGCTGTTCTAGACTCTCAAATGACGGAGTTAATCATTATTCTTGATGAACCTACAGTTGGATTACACACTTCCGATACGGAAGGTTTAATATCCATGATCAATGAAATAAAAGGACGAAATAATACTATTATAGCAATCGAACATGATGAGGCATTTAGTAAACAAGCAGATTATATTGTGGAAATCGGACCGGGATCTGGAGAGTTTGGTGGTAATGTTGTGACAACTGGAACTTATGACGAGCTTTTAACCAATTCTCAATCACTACTTTTTAAATCAAATCATTCTACCTACCAGCAAGCTAGTTATAAGCGCAAAACAAAACAACTTGCACTAGAAGTACAACATGCAAATGTGCACAACCTCAAAAATATATCACTAACACTTCCTGCAGACTGTTTATCTGTTATAACTGGCGTTTCTGGTTCAGGTAAATCAAGTTTGCTTTTTGGAGAAATTGCCGATAGCCAATTAAAAGACAATGAGATTATTCAATGGAAAAACAACTATAAAGACATTGTTGTCATTACCCAAAAAAGACCTACTCGAAACAAAAGATCTATCATTGCAACTTATTTAGATGTTTTTGATGATATTCGATATCTTTTTGCAATAAAATCCAAAGACTCAAACTTACCATATTCTGTATCAGATTTCTCATTTAATTCTGGGCAAGGAAGATGTCCTAATTGTCAGGGGTTAGGAGTAGTTGAAAGTAATCAACTATTTTTTGAAAACATGGAACTTCCTTGTTCAACTTGTCATGGAAGTAGATACAAAGACGAAATTTCAAATGTGAAAATCGAGGATTACTCTATCTCGGATGTATTAGCGTTTTCAATCAAGGAGGCGATAGAATTTTTTGAAAGAAACGGTTTAAACAGTAGACCATTATTTCTTTTAACCCAAACAAACCTTGATTATATCTTACTTGGACAAGGGACAGGTACTTTATCTGGTGGTGAAATGCAACGATTACGTCTTACCAGTACAATTTCTAAGCAGAAAGGAAATAAACACCTTTTTATTTTAGACGAGCCGACAACTGGTATGCACAAAATTGATGTATTCCATTTTATGGAACTTATTCAAAAACTTACGGAGAATGAAAATACATTTTTCTTCATTGAACATAACTTAGATGTGATAAAACAAGCTGATTATATCGTTGAATTAGGTCCTAGTGGTGGCGATAGTGGTGGTGAAATCATTTATTCCGGTGATATTTCACAATTTATTAAGGCGAACACCAAAACATTAAATTATTTATAA
- a CDS encoding MerR family DNA-binding transcriptional regulator: protein MKQMIAYIGVSNTTLKRYESNGLIPSVFYTKGNHRRYEEIHLIAFRTIRNLLKGFDIPVAYQLMKLAKEKKFTEANWIIAQSQKELVKKKETLKMHKEFILSLPQKPLKKTTMRIGELAKFANIETSTIRYWEERGLIKGIRDESSGYRFYEKNEVRKTIIISLLRKSVRYLDEIKIIVDEINDESLSSIRKHYTVANRELDIHLEKQLESISVYMVYCEKLRQH from the coding sequence ATGAAACAAATGATTGCGTATATTGGTGTAAGTAATACGACTTTGAAAAGGTATGAGAGTAATGGATTAATACCTTCTGTTTTCTATACAAAAGGAAATCATAGAAGATACGAAGAAATTCATTTAATTGCCTTTAGAACAATCCGAAACCTTTTAAAAGGTTTCGACATACCAGTAGCGTATCAATTGATGAAATTAGCAAAGGAAAAGAAGTTCACAGAAGCCAACTGGATCATTGCCCAATCTCAAAAAGAATTGGTAAAGAAAAAAGAAACACTAAAAATGCATAAAGAATTTATTTTGTCTCTCCCTCAAAAACCACTGAAAAAAACTACCATGCGCATAGGTGAATTAGCAAAATTCGCTAATATTGAGACATCAACGATTCGCTATTGGGAAGAAAGAGGACTTATAAAAGGGATTAGAGATGAAAGCAGTGGTTATCGTTTTTATGAAAAAAATGAGGTGCGAAAAACCATCATTATTTCTCTTTTGCGAAAAAGTGTCCGTTATCTTGACGAAATAAAAATAATTGTTGATGAGATAAATGACGAAAGCCTCTCCAGCATCAGGAAACATTATACCGTTGCTAATAGAGAACTGGATATTCATCTTGAGAAGCAATTAGAGTCCATTTCTGTTTATATGGTTTATTGTGAGAAGTTAAGACAGCATTAA